One Balaenoptera acutorostrata unplaced genomic scaffold, mBalAcu1.1 scaffold_721, whole genome shotgun sequence genomic window, ATTATAAATGTAACCTTGTAGCAGATCTTCCATCTGCAAAGCTTGGGAGGAGGACAGGATAGGGGCCAGTGAGTTGTTGACAATGGAAGAATTGACAGGATCCTGAAAATGGGGATGATTCCATAACATCTGAAGCAAGTCCAACCAACTGATCCCCTTCTAGTTCTAAAAAcctaattttatatacatatatatgaggcCCTTTACGTACGTCAAACGTGAGGTGCAGAGATTTGGTGGGAAACAGTGTGTCTTTAACATGATAGAGCTGCCACAGAAACAGTGTAGCCCTCTCTGATGGAATCTGAggaataaaatgctaaaaatatcaCCATAGCAGTGCTTTTACCCCAGATCTATTTTTTTGACTGGCATAGCCTGCAACTGTTTACATAGAGAGAAAGGGGAGCAGGTTGGAAACGGGGTGTTAGCCTACAGCGCCTGACGTGCATTTTAAGAAGCCACCTGACAAGAtcaacaggaagaaaagaaaaactgtgagCAGGTGTGAGGGAGCTAGAGGAGGACAGTCTGCTTGTGGCTCCTGTTAATCAAGTCGGCAGGTTGTCCTGTTGCCGGGCGGGGCTCTCTGGCTTGTAACAGTGGCTCTGCTACTTGCAGTTGCCTCCAGTGTGTGATCTGATGGAGGGGCTGAAGTCCCACACGGATTCCCCTGGGCCCTcaccaaaaggaaaaatggatttCCGTAGTGGTTGTGTCACTGCCATCACCCGAAATGCTCCATTGGTCCACACAGAGTGCCGTTCCTGACGGCTGCATTGCCATGGAAATGTGTGACACGTTGGTTGACGAGTTGTCTGTTTCCAGATGGGCATCTTCATCCCCAGCACCAGCCTTTGAGAGACTTGACAGACCGTTTTTAAGTATTTGCTTTATACGAATTGTGGTTTATCTAAGGGTCTTGCTGGCTTTTTTGTTTCGTACCACGATGGATTCTGTGCAGTGTGTGATGTAAGTAATAATGATAGGTCTGGCTTTGCAGTCGtggctgtttgtttttcttttttatccagtcATAGCGTGTTCCACAAAGACAGCATTGGCTAGCCAGGCGTGTTTGTTAATGACACGCTAAAACCTATCCTCTTTCTAAATTGGTGACATTATAAAAAGTCTGTCGGTGGGATAACACTGCTTTGAAAGACATGTAGCCAGCAGCTtttgttcattgtagaaaaatattAGTAGTTTGTCTACTATTGATACTTTGAATTCGGCTGCGTTTCCTGGagggataaaaagagaatgaagattgaatatcactcagctgTTTAGAGAGTTTCTGCTGTGGGCTGTGGCTTAGGGGTGGGAGAGGACAGCGGGCAAGGCAAGGGCGGGTCCCCTCTGGAAGAAACCTTTTGCTATGCCGCAGGCAAAGGGCCATCTTTTGGAAGGCTCTTTCAGAAGGTTCTGCTTAGGTCCTAAAATGTTGTGCTTTCCCTATCTCATCATGTGAGGTTTTGTGTCCTCTAGACAAAATCATAGAGTCCACTGGAATTGTgtttaaaacaaatatgtatgtatatgtgtaatttatatgtaaataattaGAGACTCGACTCACCGTAAGTAATTAAGATCACAATTTAGTTCAGTTAAATGTTAGTAATTATCCCAGTGAAccatcatttataaatattaatgttcCGAAGTGAAGTTAGGGAGACCCAtctttagctattatttttttcctttatttttgtctctgtttaaTTGTATGGGAGGCATAATTAGccagtgtcttttctttttcaattaacaAGTGCTTTTCCAACTTCTGAGTAAATAATCCTTAATTAAATGtgccaaatttattaatttactcttatttttttctcttctgaataccAAATTGGAATGTGAAATTCTGTATTTTGTAATTGTGGATCAGAACCCATTGATTAACTTGTTAATACATTTAGGACGTGGTATTCCTAAAGGACTCATTACTGTAACCTCATACCagtctttctaatttctttagaaaGAAGCAGAATCAATAACTACCTTGAATTGTCAGATGGAAAAAACAATTGGCTCAGCTGTGAACATGGAGTCTTTATTCAGATATATGCAAATGTATTACTTTCATAAGGATGATAATTTTGAGAAACATTGGAACAGCATAATTACTTGAAGAAATATTACTGTAACAAACATCTTTGGGGGTAGCGTGTTAAGGGATAGTATGAGGAAGCCTGAAACTATATAGGAAATGGTATTATAAATGGTAAGGCAAGAAATTATATAAGCATATAGTCATTGTAGCAAATTAACCACAggcaataagaaaatatattgcaACTTCCTAGTGATAGACATCTGTCTATTAGGTAGCCTTTTATAGACATTATTCCATGTCATATGCTAGGCGATCATCAGTTTGTTGGTTGATGAAATTTTCTAATTCCATAATGTCTGTGATTTTTCCTATACACTGGACTAAAGATGACTCAAAGTCACACCTGTTTTTGACCTTAGTGTGCCCAAGTCATGTCATTTCCTGTTGACAGAAATCTGGTGAAAATGTCATCATTGTCATCACCAAACCTCTACCCTGGAGAGGAGCTTTAATTGCAAGTTTTCCCAAGTTTGTCCTATGATGTATTTTGATACTGGAATTTGTTGTACTCTCTCTGGCTGTTGCAAAGTTCAGGTCCCGTCCATGGCCCACTATACTCTCCTGCCTTGAGTGATAGATATACCTGCCAATTAGAGCCGTGTGATATTATGGCTCTTCATGTGTGTGACTTTACAGAGAGATTAAAGTCTGTATGTATCATATGAAATCGTTGCAGACTGTTCCACATTTAATATGGGGATCACCAACAggaaaatttcaatttccaattgtttatATCTATTTGTTGGTCAGTTAAGCTCTTTAGTCTTACtttgtttttccaaaagaaagaaattcaggtGTGAACGTACTGCATAACGTTGCTGCCACAGGCATTTTGAACTCGTATTCTCAAGGAGAAAAATCTCCTTAAACCATTATGTGATATGCCCTAATGCGTATAAATTCCAAATAGGCTTTAGATATGGAATAACCTCTGTTTCTGCTGCCACCACCTGCTGTCTGTGAAAGGACCAGGCAGTGCCACTTTCATTAGCTGCCTTCGTGATGCTGAGCTTTTCCCAGTAGACAGAGGAGAGCGCCTCATAAAAAGAGGCTGGTTAAGCTTCTTCCAGATTTTTTCAAATGAACCACATAGAAAGGCCGCAGGGAAAAGGCTCTAACAAATTATGCTGTTGGGCTTTCTTACTGACacttttctcccattgtgaaaaaagttataaaatgtcttttcttttttggcactcAGATGAGTATAGGATCAAACCGGTGGAAGAggtcaaatacatgaaaaatgggGCAGAAGAGGAGCAAAAAATAGCAGCCAGGAACCAAGAAAACTTGGTAAGCATTGAATTTCTTGTATAACAATGAATTTTGGTGACAGCATTATAATAAAATCTGCACTGCATGTTTAAACTGCAGCTTACACACTGGCACGAGATTTCTTGAAAATGCCGTTGCTATTTATAGCTTGCCTGGAAGCTGTACCAGTACTCCTGTATCCTG contains:
- the LOC103020039 gene encoding uncharacterized protein C1orf21 homolog isoform X1, producing MNHIERPQGKGSNKLCCWAFLLTLFSHCEKSYKMSFLFWHSDEYRIKPVEEVKYMKNGAEEEQKIAARNQENLEKSASSNVRLKTNKEIPGLVHQPRANMHISESQQEFFRMLDEKIEKGRDYCSEEEDIT